In Hoeflea ulvae, one genomic interval encodes:
- a CDS encoding DUF922 domain-containing Zn-dependent protease, with translation MTRFRRLISSATLLATVTLCFQPALAWEAVEQTKTYPVSGQTGAALYESIGANGPVIGDGRRTIAHTTFKLTWQRDYQERGGDCVLASARPKLIITYTLPKPRGKIPSPVASSWKRFADGLAEHERVHGQYIIDMVRAIEAVSTGISAKNDPGCTKVRAELQSHLKRLSDEQRARGRAFDQMEMGAGGNVQQLVLDLLQGR, from the coding sequence ATGACCCGTTTCCGACGCCTGATTTCATCCGCCACGCTGCTGGCCACAGTCACGCTCTGCTTCCAGCCGGCGCTGGCCTGGGAGGCGGTCGAGCAGACAAAGACCTATCCGGTCAGCGGCCAGACCGGGGCGGCGCTGTATGAATCGATCGGCGCCAACGGCCCGGTGATCGGCGACGGCCGGCGCACAATCGCCCACACCACCTTCAAGCTGACCTGGCAGCGCGACTACCAGGAGCGGGGCGGCGATTGCGTGCTGGCCTCGGCCAGGCCGAAACTGATCATCACCTATACGCTGCCAAAACCGCGCGGAAAAATCCCGTCCCCGGTGGCATCGAGCTGGAAGCGCTTTGCCGACGGGCTGGCGGAGCACGAGCGGGTGCACGGCCAGTATATCATCGACATGGTGCGCGCCATCGAGGCGGTCAGCACCGGCATCAGCGCCAAAAATGATCCCGGCTGCACCAAGGTGCGGGCCGAATTGCAGAGCCATCTCAAGCGGCTGTCGGACGAGCAGCGGGCCCGCGGCCGCGCCTTCGACCAGATGGAGATGGGCGCGGGCGGCAATGTCCAGCAGCTGGTGCTGGACCTGTTGCAGGGACGCTGA
- a CDS encoding YARHG domain-containing protein — MTRTMLIFAAGLASGMTALAPAALAASCFDLWYERNAIYDHNGYCFSSNLGKRTFDNSDCWTKHANLSQWETRRVAEIKAEERRRGCKVNN, encoded by the coding sequence ATGACACGCACAATGCTGATTTTCGCCGCCGGCCTGGCTTCAGGGATGACCGCTCTGGCGCCGGCGGCGCTGGCCGCGAGCTGTTTTGATCTCTGGTACGAACGCAACGCGATTTACGACCACAACGGCTACTGCTTTTCCTCCAATCTGGGCAAACGCACATTTGACAATTCCGATTGCTGGACCAAACACGCCAATCTGAGCCAGTGGGAAACCCGCCGCGTTGCCGAGATCAAGGCCGAGGAACGCCGCCGCGGCTGCAAGGTCAACAACTAG
- a CDS encoding flagellar basal body rod protein FlgC: MISSVITTAFSGMAAQQQRLDGIASNIANADTPDYTRKRTDMVAAPGGGVKAVTREAAGGSGVDLATELVDMIGTKIAYEANVAVMETGMDMWDTLMSALEPKDRDERWR, encoded by the coding sequence ATGATCTCGAGCGTCATCACCACGGCATTTTCCGGCATGGCCGCGCAGCAGCAGCGGCTCGACGGGATCGCCAGCAACATCGCCAATGCCGACACGCCCGATTACACCCGCAAGCGCACCGACATGGTCGCGGCGCCCGGCGGCGGGGTCAAGGCGGTGACGCGCGAGGCCGCCGGCGGCAGCGGCGTTGATCTGGCCACCGAACTTGTCGACATGATCGGCACGAAGATCGCCTATGAGGCCAATGTCGCGGTGATGGAAACCGGCATGGACATGTGGGACACGCTGATGAGCGCGCTGGAGCCCAAGGACCGCGACGAGCGCTGGCGCTGA